The sequence GACTGGGCGCGAGTCGCGCACGATGCCGGTTGCCCTGGCGTCATTGATGACATCGCAGGGCAACCAGGTCGGAGCAATCTGCGCGGCGACGATTTCCATGATGGTCCCGATCGTGGTGCTCACCTGGTTCATCCAGCGGCATCTGGTTCAGGGATTGACCTTCGGAGCGGTCAAGTGAGCAGGCGCTGGCGTGTGTCCGGCGCAAGAGATCGAAAGGAGAACATGGTGAACAGAACCAATCGCACAATCGATCGACGACGACTCATGCAACTCACGGGAGCGGCTGGTTTGGGCCTCGCGCTGCCATCGGGGCGCTTCGGCGGTGCTGCGGCGCAGGACATCACCTACTCCCGCGAATTCGAGGGCACAACACTCAACGCGTTGATGGAAGATCTGCGTGAAACGACCCTGATCGAGGAGATGCTCCCGGAGTTCGAGGAGCTCACGGGTATCAAAGTCCAGTTCGAGAAGGTCGTCTATCCGGTCATGCACGACAAGCTCGTGTCGCAGCTGGCTGCCGGAGAAGGCAACGGAACGTATGACTTCCTCGAGGTCGACTTCTACTGGGTCTACGAGTTCGCGCGTGCTGGCTGGATGGAGGACCTGGGAGAGCGCATCGCCGCCAGCGACGGGCAAGTGAGCCTCGATCGCTACGATCCGGCGGTGCTGAAGATCGGATCCGAGGTCGATGGGACCACGTACTACATCCCCATGTATGTCTACCCGATGGGACTCCTCTATCGGACGGACCTGTTCGAAAGCGACGAGTTCAAGGGGCAGTATCAGGAGATCACGGGAAGCGAGCTCGTGATGCCGACGTCGGTCGAAGATTACGTGGCCATGATCACCGCGACGAATCAGATCGACCCGGACAACCTCTACGGAGCGGCAATGCAGGGTATGCAGGGCGATCCGATCGTGATGGAGTTCTGCAACTACCTCTATTCGGCGGGTGGCGACTTCTTCACGGATGACATGTCTGCTCCGGCCATCAACAACGAAGCCGGCGTGGCGGCGGTGCAGCTGTATGTCGATGCGATCAACAACGGAGCGCAACCGGGCGCTGCCAACGCCGACCTGAACGACACAGGCGCGCTCTGGCGCCAGGGCAAGGCGCTCACCTCGGTCAGCTATCTCTTCTTGCTTTCCGACGGCGAAACGCTGGAGGACAGCCAGGTGAAGGGCAAGGGCGCGGTCACCACGATGCCGGGAGGAACCGGGTTGACCGGCTCCTGGAGCTGGGGCATTCCCGTGAGCTCACCGAATCCCGATGCGGCCTGGGAATTCCTCAAGTGGGTCGAATCTCCCGATGTCGCCATGCGCCGCGCGCTCGGCGGCGGAGTTGCCGCGCAGACCGCCCCGTACGACAACCCTGAGTACACCACGGCCTTCCCATGGATGGCGCAGGTCAAGGACCTTATCGCTACCGGCAAAGGGCTTCCCGGCGTCACGAAGCAGGCGCAGTTGGTGGAGATCATGGGTCGCCATCTGAGCGATGCCGTCACCGGAGGGTCCTCCGCTCAGGACGCCATGAACGCCGCTGCCGACGAACTCAAAGAGCTGCTATAGGGCCAGGTTCTTCGCGAGAGCCGGGCAACATTGCCCGGCTCTCACCGGTATCGCCCAGATGTCCGTCGAGCTCACGTCAGCATCCGAAGAAATTTCCGCGCAGCGATCGATCGGTTCGACCGGTCAGCGGAGCAATACCCTCTTTCGCTGGGGGATGGCGTTGCCGACGCTGCTCGCGCTGCTGGCAATTGTCGGGTTTCCCATCGTCTACGCGCTTTACGTGGCCGTGCACCAGTACGACCTTACGGAGGGCGGAATCGGGGACCTCACGTGGTCGCAGAACTTCCGCGATGTTCTCGGAATGGAGGTTTTCATCCAGGCAATCCGGAACACAGTCGT is a genomic window of Thermomicrobiales bacterium containing:
- a CDS encoding extracellular solute-binding protein yields the protein MVNRTNRTIDRRRLMQLTGAAGLGLALPSGRFGGAAAQDITYSREFEGTTLNALMEDLRETTLIEEMLPEFEELTGIKVQFEKVVYPVMHDKLVSQLAAGEGNGTYDFLEVDFYWVYEFARAGWMEDLGERIAASDGQVSLDRYDPAVLKIGSEVDGTTYYIPMYVYPMGLLYRTDLFESDEFKGQYQEITGSELVMPTSVEDYVAMITATNQIDPDNLYGAAMQGMQGDPIVMEFCNYLYSAGGDFFTDDMSAPAINNEAGVAAVQLYVDAINNGAQPGAANADLNDTGALWRQGKALTSVSYLFLLSDGETLEDSQVKGKGAVTTMPGGTGLTGSWSWGIPVSSPNPDAAWEFLKWVESPDVAMRRALGGGVAAQTAPYDNPEYTTAFPWMAQVKDLIATGKGLPGVTKQAQLVEIMGRHLSDAVTGGSSAQDAMNAAADELKELL